A window of the Oncorhynchus mykiss isolate Arlee chromosome 15, USDA_OmykA_1.1, whole genome shotgun sequence genome harbors these coding sequences:
- the LOC110499794 gene encoding THAP domain-containing protein 5 isoform X1 has translation MPRYCAVKLCKNRGGTPSKENKRISFYPFPLQDEVRLQIWVDNMKREEWTPSRHQYLCSEHFTEDCFDLRWGIRYLKHTAFPTIFPHTHDDEDKTVSTSKNTTKPKTRICDANIELIRSPSPPGKNTPLILKRTVRVEPVMVSVTPVPNPEDASESTVTTLLYERPLVSDTEASTPSEMVLGEVMLSETQAAVCEVNRELSGDSGGILTASCLNLSGETQTLQQLDTLDSTVTVLCCESVVPVGRFSECEATVDALHVALGQTFRIFPLELRREEWVGDREEGPEEGGHISVYEHSYSKQDTDQEQLWRKTASLHTKIMELDRREESTMAKIRSLKSEMAHLKKSNVVLKEKQKLLEDYITSALL, from the exons ATGCCCCGTTACTGTGCTGTAAAACTTTGCAAAAATCGTGGAGGAACACCCTCTAAAGAAAACAAGAGAATAAGCTTTTACCC GTTCCCTTTGCAAGATGAGGTCAGGCTACAGATATGGGTAGACAACATGAAGCGAGAGGAGTGGACCCCCAGCAGACACCAGTACCTGTGTAGTGAACATTTCACTGAGGACTGCTTTGACCTGCGATGGGGGATCCGGTACCTGAAACACACGGCCTTCCCTACCATCTTCCCTCACACACACGAT GACGAAGATAAAACCGTTTCCACCAGTAAGAACACCACCAAGCCCAAAACCAGGATATGCGACGCCAACATTGAACTCATccgctccccctcccctcctggcAAGAATACACCTCTGATTCTGAAAAGGACAGTCAGAGTGGAACCAGTCATGGTGAGTGTCACTCCTGTCCCTAACCCTGAGGATGCCAGTGAATCTACGGTCACTACACTGTTATATGAAAGACCACTTGTTTCAGACACAGAGGCCTCTACTCCTAGTGAAATGGTCCTGGGGGAGGTGATGCTCTCAGAGACCCAGGCTGCAGTGTGTGAGGTGAACAGAGAACTATCTGGAGACAGTGGTGGGATACTGACAGCCTCATGCTTGAACCTGTCTGGTGAGACACAGACACTGCAGCAGCTGGATACACTGGACTCCACTGTGACTGTGCTCTGCTGTGAATCCGTCGTCCCTGTCGGTCGTTTCTCTGAATGTGAAGCCACGGTGGACGCCCTCCACGTGGCCCTCGGTCAGACGTTTAGGATCTTCCCTCTGGAGCTGCGGAGGGAGGAGTGGGTGGGAGACCGGGAGGAGGGCCCCGAGGAGGGGGGACACATCTCTGTGTACGAGCACTCCTACTCCAAACAGGACACGGACCAGGAACAGCTGTGGAGGAAGACAGCCAGCCTCCACACCAAGATCATGGAGCTGGATAGGAGAGAGGAAAGTACCATGGCTAAAATACGATCGCTTAAGAGCGAGATGGCACATCTGAAGAAGAGCAACGTTGttttaaaagaaaagcagaaATTACTAGAGGACTATATTACTTCTGCGTTGCTCTGA
- the LOC110499794 gene encoding THAP domain-containing protein 5 isoform X2 → MKREEWTPSRHQYLCSEHFTEDCFDLRWGIRYLKHTAFPTIFPHTHDDEDKTVSTSKNTTKPKTRICDANIELIRSPSPPGKNTPLILKRTVRVEPVMVSVTPVPNPEDASESTVTTLLYERPLVSDTEASTPSEMVLGEVMLSETQAAVCEVNRELSGDSGGILTASCLNLSGETQTLQQLDTLDSTVTVLCCESVVPVGRFSECEATVDALHVALGQTFRIFPLELRREEWVGDREEGPEEGGHISVYEHSYSKQDTDQEQLWRKTASLHTKIMELDRREESTMAKIRSLKSEMAHLKKSNVVLKEKQKLLEDYITSALL, encoded by the exons ATGAAGCGAGAGGAGTGGACCCCCAGCAGACACCAGTACCTGTGTAGTGAACATTTCACTGAGGACTGCTTTGACCTGCGATGGGGGATCCGGTACCTGAAACACACGGCCTTCCCTACCATCTTCCCTCACACACACGAT GACGAAGATAAAACCGTTTCCACCAGTAAGAACACCACCAAGCCCAAAACCAGGATATGCGACGCCAACATTGAACTCATccgctccccctcccctcctggcAAGAATACACCTCTGATTCTGAAAAGGACAGTCAGAGTGGAACCAGTCATGGTGAGTGTCACTCCTGTCCCTAACCCTGAGGATGCCAGTGAATCTACGGTCACTACACTGTTATATGAAAGACCACTTGTTTCAGACACAGAGGCCTCTACTCCTAGTGAAATGGTCCTGGGGGAGGTGATGCTCTCAGAGACCCAGGCTGCAGTGTGTGAGGTGAACAGAGAACTATCTGGAGACAGTGGTGGGATACTGACAGCCTCATGCTTGAACCTGTCTGGTGAGACACAGACACTGCAGCAGCTGGATACACTGGACTCCACTGTGACTGTGCTCTGCTGTGAATCCGTCGTCCCTGTCGGTCGTTTCTCTGAATGTGAAGCCACGGTGGACGCCCTCCACGTGGCCCTCGGTCAGACGTTTAGGATCTTCCCTCTGGAGCTGCGGAGGGAGGAGTGGGTGGGAGACCGGGAGGAGGGCCCCGAGGAGGGGGGACACATCTCTGTGTACGAGCACTCCTACTCCAAACAGGACACGGACCAGGAACAGCTGTGGAGGAAGACAGCCAGCCTCCACACCAAGATCATGGAGCTGGATAGGAGAGAGGAAAGTACCATGGCTAAAATACGATCGCTTAAGAGCGAGATGGCACATCTGAAGAAGAGCAACGTTGttttaaaagaaaagcagaaATTACTAGAGGACTATATTACTTCTGCGTTGCTCTGA